The genomic region TTCGCCGCGGGCTCGGGCAGCGTGAGTTGTTTGACGATCTCGACGGTCGCGGTGCTCTTGTTGAGCGTGTAGAAGTGCAGGCCGTCCACACCGTGGAAGACCAGGTCCTGGCACTGTCGGGCCGCGTAGTCGACGCCCGCTTGTTCGACGGCGGCCGGGTCGTTTTCGAGGCGTTCGAGCGTCGTCAGCAGCGGGTGCGGAATCTTCGCGCCGCACATCGTCACGAACCGCTTGATCTGGTCGAGCTTCTGGATCGGCATGATGCCCGCGACGATCGGCACGTCGATGCCCATGCGCCGGCACTCGTCGCGGAAACGCAAAAAGTCCGCGTTGTCGAAGAAGAGCTGCGTCACGATCGCGTCGGCCCCGGCATCGACCTTGGCTTTGAGGTATTCGAGGTCACGCGTCCGGTTCAGGCACTGCGGGTGGCCTTCGGGGAAGCCGGCGACGGCCGTGAAGAAGTCGTGCCGGCCGCGGACGTACTCGACGAGATCGC from Planctomycetota bacterium harbors:
- the metF gene encoding methylenetetrahydrofolate reductase [NAD(P)H], producing MSIQRHFNTGRPAVSFEFFPPKTDAGFDKLFETIAALKPLNPSFVDVTYGAGGSTREKTLDLAARIRRETGLDVMAHLTCVGHTADEIGEILDQLWNSDVPNVLALRGDPPGGGGAWTKTEGGFEFAGDLVEYVRGRHDFFTAVAGFPEGHPQCLNRTRDLEYLKAKVDAGADAIVTQLFFDNADFLRFRDECRRMGIDVPIVAGIMPIQKLDQIKRFVTMCGAKIPHPLLTTLERLENDPAAVEQAGVDYAARQCQDLVFHGVDGLHFYTLNKSTATVEIVKQLTLPEPAAKQAA